A genomic window from Macaca mulatta isolate MMU2019108-1 chromosome 19, T2T-MMU8v2.0, whole genome shotgun sequence includes:
- the ZNF579 gene encoding zinc finger protein 579 isoform X2: protein MDPQPPPPAQGSPPHRGRGRGRGRGRGRGRGRGRGGAGAPRAPLPCPTCGRLFRFPYYLSRHRLSHSGLRPHACPLCPKAFRRPAHLSRHLRGHGPQPPLRCAACPRTFPEPAQLRRHLAQEHAGGEVELAIERVAKETAEPSWGPQDQGSEQPTTAAAGATEEAAAAAWPETWPAGEPATLAAPTSAAEPRESESEEAEAGAAELRAELALAAGRQEEKQVLLQADWTLLCLRCREAFATKGELKAHPCLRPEGEQEGEGGPPPRPKRHQCSICLKAFARPWSLSRHRLVHSTDRPFVCPDCGLAFRLASYLRQHRRVHGPLSLLAPLPAAGKKDDKASGARNSAKGPEGGEGAECGGASEGGEGGQNGGDAAPARPPAGEPRFWCPECGKGFRRRAHLRQHGVTHSGARPFQCVRCQREFKRLADLARHAQVHAGGPAPHPCPRCPRRFSRAYSLLRHQRCHRAELERAAALQALQAQAPLSPPPPPQPLKAEQEEEGLPLPLANIKEEPPSPGTPPQSPPAPPVFLSASCFDSQDHSAFEMEEEEAGRLGKKGGGQLARGMETGGDAPACLSPRYTHWTPSPVWNCQTLGVPSEQRSVLVPLSVCE, encoded by the exons ATGGATCCGCAGCCTCCTCCACCCGCCCAGGGCAGCCCACCTCACCGTGGCCGAGGCCGTGGCCGTGGCCGAGGCCGTGGTCGTGGCCGTGGCCGTGGCAGGGGGGGCGCTGGAGCCCCTCGGgcgcccctgccctgccccacctgcGGCCGCCTCTTCCGTTTCCCCTACTACCTCTCCCGGCACCGGCTGAGCCACTCTGGGCTCCGGCCCCACGCCTGCCCGCTGTGCCCCAAGGCCTTCCGCCGGCCGGCCCACCTCTCCCGCCACCTGCGCGGCCACGGGCCCCAGCCCCCGCTGCGCTGCGCCGCCTGCCCCCGCACCTTCCCGGAACCCGCCCAGCTCAGGCGCCACCTGGCTCAGGAGCACGCAGGCGGCGAGGTCGAGCTGGCCATCGAGAGGGTGGCCAAGGAGACGGCCGAGCCCAGCTGGGGCCCGCAGGACCAGGGCTCGGAGCAGCCCACCACGGCTGCAGCGGGGGCCACGGAGGAGGCGGCGGCCGCGGCATGGCCTGAGACGTGGCCTGCGGGGGAGCCGGCCACGCTGGCAGCGCCCACCAGCGCCGCGGAGCCCCGGGAGTCGGAGTCGGAGGAGGCCGAGGCCGGGGCAGCAGAGCTGAGGGCCGAGCTGGCGCTGGCGGCCGGGCGGCAGGAGGAGAAACAGGTCCTGCTCCAGGCGGACTGGACGCTGCTGTGCCTGCGCTGCCGCGAAGCCTTCGCCACCAAGGGCGAGCTCAAGGCGCACCCGTGTCTGCGCCCCGAGGGGGAACAGGAGGGTGAAGGAGGGCCTCCGCCACGCCCCAAGCGACACCAGTGCTCCATCTGCCTCAAGGCCTTCGCCAGGCCCTGGTCCCTGTCGCGCCACCGGCTGGTCCACTCCACCGACCGCCCTTTCGTGTGCCCAGACTGCGGCCTGGCCTTCCGCCTCGCCTCCTACCTCCGCCAGCACCGCCGCGTCCACGGCCCGCTCAGCCTGCTGGCCCCGCTGCCCGCAGCGGGCAAGAAGGACGACAAGGCCTCAGGTGCACGGAACTCAGCCAAGGGGCCGGAGGGGGGCGAGGGGGCGGAGTGCGGGGGTGCCTCGGAAGGGGGAGAAGGCGGGCAGAACGGAGGCGACGCCGCCCCAGCCCGGCCCCCAGCCGGGGAGCCCCGCTTCTGGTGCCCAGAGTGCGGCAAAGGTTTCAGGCGCCGGGCGCACCTGCGGCAGCACGGGGTGACCCACTCAGGAGCGCGCCCTTTCCAGTGCGTGCGCTGCCAGCGGGAGTTCAAGCGCCTGGCCGACCTGGCGCGCCACGCACAGGTGCACGCGGGGGGCCCGGCCCCGCACCCGTGCCCCCGCTGCCCGCGCCGATTCTCACGCGCCTACAGCCTCTTGCGCCACCAGCGCTGCCACCGCGCAGAGCTGGAGAGGGCCGCCGCGCTACAGGCACTGCAGGCCCAGGCCCCGctgtcgccgccgccgccgccgcagcccCTGAAGGCCgagcaggaggaagaagggcTCCCGCTGCCCCTCGCAAACATTAAGGAAGAGCCGCCCTCTCCGGGGACCCCACCCCAGTCCCCACCGGCTCCCCCTGTCTTCCTCAGCGCCTCCTGTTTCGACAGCCAAGACCACTCAGCCTtcgagatggaggaggaagag GCAGGACGACTTGGAAAAAAAGGCGGCGGACAGTTGGCCAGAGGGATGGAGACTGGTGGGGACGCCCCCGCCTGCCTGTCCCCCCGTTACACACACTGGACACCATCACCTGTTTGGAACTGCCAGACCCTGGGGGTCCCCAGTGAGCAAAGGTCTGTCCTTGTCCCTTTGTCTGTCTGTGAATAA
- the FIZ1 gene encoding flt3-interacting zinc finger protein 1, giving the protein MDDVPTPTPAPAPPAAAAPRVPFHCSECGKSFRYRSDLRRHFARHTALKPHACPRCGKGFKHSFNLANHLRSHTGERPYRCSACPKGFRDSTGLLHHQVVHTGEKPYCCLVCELRFSSRSSLGRHLKRQHRGVLPSPLQPGPGLPALSAPCSVCCNVGPCSVCGGAGTGGGEGPEGAGAGLGSWGLAEAAAAAAASLPPFACGACARRFDHGRELAAHWAAHTDVKPFKCPRCERDFNAPALLERHKLTHDLQGPGAPPAQGWAAGAGAGPETASKSAAAEAGDAPPTSDGRLLLGPAGGGVPKLGGLLPEGGGEAPAPAAAAEPSEDTLYQCDCGTFFASAAALASHLEAHSGPATYGCGHCGALYAALAALEEHRRVSHGEGGAEEAAAAAREGEPASGEPPSGSGRGKKIFGCSECEKLFRSPRDLERHVLVHTGEKPFPCLECGKFFRHECYLKRHRLLHGTERPFPCHICGKGFITLSNLSRHLKLHRGMD; this is encoded by the exons ATGGATGACGTCCCGACCCCAACCCCTGCACCAGCACCGCCCGCCGCTGCCGCCCCCCGGGTCCCAtttcactgcagtgaatgtggcaAGAGTTTCCGCTACCGCTCAGACCTGCGGCGCCACTTTGCCCGACACACAGCGCTCAAGCCCCACGCGTGTCCGCGCTGCGGCAAGGGCTTCAAGCACAGCTTCAACCTAGCCAACCACCTGCGCTCGCATACCGGGGAGCGGCCCTACCGCTGCTCCGCCTGCCCCAAGGGGTTCCGCGACTCCACCGGCCTGCTGCACCACCAG GTCGTCcacactggtgagaaaccctaCTGCTGCCTGGTCTGCGAGCTCCGCTTCTCCtcacgctccagcctgggccgccaCCTCAAGCGCCAGCACCGCGGGgttctcccctctcccctgcaGCCCGGCCCTGGCCTGCCCGCCTTGAGTGCGCCCTGCTCCGTCTGCTGCAATGTGGGGCCCTGCTCGGTGTGCGGGGGCGCGGGGACCGGCGGTGGAGAGGGCCCCGAGGGGGCAGGCGCAGGTCTGGGCAGCTGGGGGCTGGCAGAGGCGGCAGCTGCAGCCGCGGCCTCCTTGCCCCCATTTGCGTGCGGCGCCTGCGCGCGGCGCTTCGACCACGGCCGGGAGCTGGCGGCCCACTGGGCGGCGCACACCGACGTGAAGCCCTTCAAGTGCCCGCGCTGCGAGCGCGACTTCAACGCACCCGCGCTGCTGGAGCGGCACAAGCTGACGCACGACTTGCAGGGCCCGGGCGCGCCCCCAGCGCAGGGCTGGGCCGCGGGGGCAGGTGCAGGGCCCGAGACGGCGAGCAAAAGCGCCGCTGCGGAGGCGGGCGACGCTCCTCCGACCTCGGACGGCAGGCTGCTCCTGGGCCCCGCGGGGGGCGGCGTGCCCAAGCTCGGGGGGCTGCTCCCTGAGGGCGGTGGGGAGGCGCCTGCACCTGCAGCGGCCGCTGAGCCCTCGGAAGACACCCTGTACCAGTGCGACTGCGGGACCTTCTTCGCGTCGGCCGCGGCCCTGGCCAGCCACCTGGAGGCCCATTCGGGCCCGGCCACCTACGGCTGCGGCCACTGCGGGGCTCTGTACGCGGCGCTGGCCGCCTTGGAGGAGCATCGGCGGGTCAGCCACGGCGAGGGTGGCGCGGAGGAGGCGGCGGCCGCGGCCCGGGAAGGGGAGCCGGCGTCCGGGGAGCCCCCGTCTGGCTCTGGCCGCGGCAAGAAGATCTTCGGCTGCTCCGAGTGCGAGAAGCTGTTCCGCTCGCCGCGAGACCTGGAGCGGCACGTGCTGGTGCACACTGGCGAGAAGCCGTTCCCGTGCCTGGAGTGCGGCAAGTTCTTCCGCCACGAGTGCTACCTCAAGCGCCACCGGCTGCTGCATGGCACCGAGCGGCCCTTCCCCTGCCACATCTGCGGCAAGGGCTTCATCACGCTCAGCAACCTCTCCAGGCACCTGAAGCTGCACCGGGGCATGGACTGA
- the ZNF579 gene encoding zinc finger protein 579 isoform X1: MDPQPPPPAQGSPPHRGRGRGRGRGRGRGRGRGRGGAGAPRAPLPCPTCGRLFRFPYYLSRHRLSHSGLRPHACPLCPKAFRRPAHLSRHLRGHGPQPPLRCAACPRTFPEPAQLRRHLAQEHAGGEVELAIERVAKETAEPSWGPQDQGSEQPTTAAAGATEEAAAAAWPETWPAGEPATLAAPTSAAEPRESESEEAEAGAAELRAELALAAGRQEEKQVLLQADWTLLCLRCREAFATKGELKAHPCLRPEGEQEGEGGPPPRPKRHQCSICLKAFARPWSLSRHRLVHSTDRPFVCPDCGLAFRLASYLRQHRRVHGPLSLLAPLPAAGKKDDKASGARNSAKGPEGGEGAECGGASEGGEGGQNGGDAAPARPPAGEPRFWCPECGKGFRRRAHLRQHGVTHSGARPFQCVRCQREFKRLADLARHAQVHAGGPAPHPCPRCPRRFSRAYSLLRHQRCHRAELERAAALQALQAQAPLSPPPPPQPLKAEQEEEGLPLPLANIKEEPPSPGTPPQSPPAPPVFLSASCFDSQDHSAFEMEEEEAGRLGKKGGGQLARGMETGGDAPACLSPRYTHWTPSPVWNCQTLGVPSEQRKDTDASENLWPSTKQEAGEGWVEKKQECEKIDHRHRCPVEALRQFLSQPLPHPYSVSPVVLGTEEKESNTLL; the protein is encoded by the exons ATGGATCCGCAGCCTCCTCCACCCGCCCAGGGCAGCCCACCTCACCGTGGCCGAGGCCGTGGCCGTGGCCGAGGCCGTGGTCGTGGCCGTGGCCGTGGCAGGGGGGGCGCTGGAGCCCCTCGGgcgcccctgccctgccccacctgcGGCCGCCTCTTCCGTTTCCCCTACTACCTCTCCCGGCACCGGCTGAGCCACTCTGGGCTCCGGCCCCACGCCTGCCCGCTGTGCCCCAAGGCCTTCCGCCGGCCGGCCCACCTCTCCCGCCACCTGCGCGGCCACGGGCCCCAGCCCCCGCTGCGCTGCGCCGCCTGCCCCCGCACCTTCCCGGAACCCGCCCAGCTCAGGCGCCACCTGGCTCAGGAGCACGCAGGCGGCGAGGTCGAGCTGGCCATCGAGAGGGTGGCCAAGGAGACGGCCGAGCCCAGCTGGGGCCCGCAGGACCAGGGCTCGGAGCAGCCCACCACGGCTGCAGCGGGGGCCACGGAGGAGGCGGCGGCCGCGGCATGGCCTGAGACGTGGCCTGCGGGGGAGCCGGCCACGCTGGCAGCGCCCACCAGCGCCGCGGAGCCCCGGGAGTCGGAGTCGGAGGAGGCCGAGGCCGGGGCAGCAGAGCTGAGGGCCGAGCTGGCGCTGGCGGCCGGGCGGCAGGAGGAGAAACAGGTCCTGCTCCAGGCGGACTGGACGCTGCTGTGCCTGCGCTGCCGCGAAGCCTTCGCCACCAAGGGCGAGCTCAAGGCGCACCCGTGTCTGCGCCCCGAGGGGGAACAGGAGGGTGAAGGAGGGCCTCCGCCACGCCCCAAGCGACACCAGTGCTCCATCTGCCTCAAGGCCTTCGCCAGGCCCTGGTCCCTGTCGCGCCACCGGCTGGTCCACTCCACCGACCGCCCTTTCGTGTGCCCAGACTGCGGCCTGGCCTTCCGCCTCGCCTCCTACCTCCGCCAGCACCGCCGCGTCCACGGCCCGCTCAGCCTGCTGGCCCCGCTGCCCGCAGCGGGCAAGAAGGACGACAAGGCCTCAGGTGCACGGAACTCAGCCAAGGGGCCGGAGGGGGGCGAGGGGGCGGAGTGCGGGGGTGCCTCGGAAGGGGGAGAAGGCGGGCAGAACGGAGGCGACGCCGCCCCAGCCCGGCCCCCAGCCGGGGAGCCCCGCTTCTGGTGCCCAGAGTGCGGCAAAGGTTTCAGGCGCCGGGCGCACCTGCGGCAGCACGGGGTGACCCACTCAGGAGCGCGCCCTTTCCAGTGCGTGCGCTGCCAGCGGGAGTTCAAGCGCCTGGCCGACCTGGCGCGCCACGCACAGGTGCACGCGGGGGGCCCGGCCCCGCACCCGTGCCCCCGCTGCCCGCGCCGATTCTCACGCGCCTACAGCCTCTTGCGCCACCAGCGCTGCCACCGCGCAGAGCTGGAGAGGGCCGCCGCGCTACAGGCACTGCAGGCCCAGGCCCCGctgtcgccgccgccgccgccgcagcccCTGAAGGCCgagcaggaggaagaagggcTCCCGCTGCCCCTCGCAAACATTAAGGAAGAGCCGCCCTCTCCGGGGACCCCACCCCAGTCCCCACCGGCTCCCCCTGTCTTCCTCAGCGCCTCCTGTTTCGACAGCCAAGACCACTCAGCCTtcgagatggaggaggaagag GCAGGACGACTTGGAAAAAAAGGCGGCGGACAGTTGGCCAGAGGGATGGAGACTGGTGGGGACGCCCCCGCCTGCCTGTCCCCCCGTTACACACACTGGACACCATCACCTGTTTGGAACTGCCAGACCCTGGGGGTCCCCAGTGAGCAAAG GAAGGACACAGATGCATCAGAAAATCTGTGGCCCTCAACCAAGCAAGAAGCCGGTGAAGGCTGGgttgaaaagaaacaagaatgtgAGAAGATAGATCATCGTCACCGCTGCCCTGTGGAAGCTCTGCGCCAGTTTCTCAGTCAACCTCTACCACACCCTTACTCTGTGTCACCGGTGGTACTAGGCACTGAGGAGAAGGAGTCCAATACCCTCCTCTGA
- the ZNF865 gene encoding zinc finger protein 865 codes for MEANPAGSGAGGGGSSGIGGEDGVHFQSYPFDFLEFLNHQRFEPMELYGEHAKAVAALPCAPGPPPQPPPQPPPPQYDYPPQSTFKPKAEVPSSSSSSSSSSSSSSSSSSSSSSSSSQAKKPDPPLPPAFGAPPPPLFDAAFPTPQWGIVDLSGHQHLFGNLKRGGPASGPGVTPGLGAPAGAPGPLPAPSQTPPGPPAAAACDPTKDDKGYFRRLKYLMERRFPCGVCQKSFKQSSHLVQHMLVHSGERPYECGVCGRTYNHVSSLIRHRRCHKDVPPAAGGPPQPGSQLPPLGLPAPAASAATATAPSTVSSGPPATPAAPAPSADGSTAPAGVGVPPPATGGGDGPFACPLCWKVFKKPSHLHQHQIIHTGEKPFSCSVCSKSFNRRESLKRHVKTHSADLLRLPCGICGKAFRDASYLLKHQAAHAGAGAGGPRPVYPCDLCGKSYSAPQSLLRHKAAHAPPAAAAEAPKDGAASAPQPPPTFPPGPYLLPPDPPATDSEKAAAAAAAVVYGAVPVPLLGAHPLLLGGAGTSGAGGSGASVPGKTFCCGICGRGFGRRETLKRHERIHTGEKPHQCPVCGKRFRESFHLSKHHVVHTRERPYKCELCGKVFGYPQSLTRHRQVHRLQLPCALAGAAGLPSTQGASGACGPGASGTSAGPADGLSYACSDCGEHFPDLFHVMSHKEVHMAEKPYGCDACGKTFGFIENLMWHKLVHQAAPERLLPSTPGGPQPPDGSSGTDAASVLDNGLAGEVGAAVAALAGVSGGEDAGGAAVAGAGGGASSGPERFSCATCGQSFKHFLGLVTHKYVHLVRRTLGCGLCGQSFAGAYDLLLHRRSHRQKRGFRCPVCGKRFWEAALLMRHQRCHTEQRPYRCGVCGRGFLRSWYLRQHRVVHTGERAFKCGVCAKRFAQSSSLAEHRRLHAVARPQRCSACGKTFRYRSNLLEHQRLHLGERAYRCEHCGKGFFYLSSVLRHQRAHEPPRPELRCPACLKAFKDPGYFRKHLAAHQGGRPFRCSSCGEGFANTYGLKKHRLAHKAENLGGPGAGAGTLAGKDA; via the coding sequence ATGGAGGCGAACCCAGCGGGCAGCGGCGCCGGGGGTGGCGGGAGCAGCGGCATCGGGGGCGAGGACGGGGTACACTTCCAGAGCTACCCCTTCGACTTCCTGGAATTCCTCAACCACCAGCGCTTCGAGCCCATGGAACTGTATGGGGAACACGCCAAGGCGGTGGCAGCCCTGCCCTGCGCCCCCGGCCCCCCGCCGCAGCCCCCGCCGCAGCCCCCTCCCCCGCAGTATGACTACCCGCCCCAGTCCACCTTCAAGCCCAAGGCGGAGGTGCCCTCCTcgtcctcgtcctcctcctcctcctcttcgtCGTcctcgtcgtcgtcgtcgtcttCGTCCTCTTCGTCTTCCCAAGCCAAGAAGCCCGATCCGCCCCTGCCGCCCGCCTTCGGGGCGCCCCCGCCTCCCCTCTTTGACGCTGCTTTCCCCACTCCGCAGTGGGGCATCGTGGACCTCTCGGGACACCAGCACTTGTTTGGGAACCTGAAGCGAGGAGGGCCCGCGTCCGGGCCGGGGGTGACGCCTGGGCTGGGCGCTCCCGCGGGGGCCCCGGGGCCGCTTCCTGCCCCCTCGCAGACCCCGCCAGGACCCCCCGCGGCGGCGGCCTGCGACCCCACCAAGGACGACAAGGGCTACTTCCGGAGGCTGAAGTACCTGATGGAGCGGCGCTTCCCCTGCGGCGTGTGCCAGAAGTCCTTCAAGCAGTCCTCGCACCTGGTGCAGCACATGCTGGTGCACTCGGGGGAGAGGCCCTACGAATGCGGCGTCTGCGGCCGCACCTACAACCACGTGTCCAGCCTCATCCGCCACCGCCGCTGCCACAAGGACGTGCCGCCGGCCGCGGGGGGCCCGCCCCAGCCCGGCTCCCAGCTCCCGCCGCTGGGCCTCCCAGCACCCGCCGCCAGCGCTGCCACCGCCACCGCCCCCTCCACGGTGTCCTCGGGCCCTCCAGCCACGCCCGCGGCGCCCGCGCCCTCCGCCGACGGGAGCACCGCCCCTGCTGGTGTTGGGGTGCCCCCTCCCGCCACCGGGGGCGGCGACGGCCCGTTCGCCTGCCCGCTCTGCTGGAAGGTTTTCAAGAAGCCCAGTCACCTCCACCAGCACCAGATCATCCACACGGGCGAGAAGCCCTTCTCCTGCTCCGTGTGCAGCAAGAGCTTCAACCGCAGGGAGAGCCTGAAGCGCCACGTGAAGACGCACTCGGCCGACCTCCTGCGCCTGCCCTGCGGCATCTGCGGGAAGGCCTTCCGCGACGCCTCCTACCTCCTCAAGCACCAGGCGGCCCACGCAGGGGCGGGCGCCGGGGGGCCTCGGCCCGTGTACCCCTGCGACCTGTGCGGCAAGTCCTACTCAGCGCCGCAGAGCCTGCTCCGCCACAAGGCCGCCCACGCCCCGCCCGCCGCCGCTGCGGAGGCGCCCAAGGACGGGGCAGCCTCGGCCCCGCAGCCCCCGCCTACCTTCCCCCCGGGCCCGTACCTCCTGCCCCCCGACCCTCCCGCCACCGACAGCGAGaaggcggcggcggccgcggcggcgGTGGTGTACGGCGCCGTGCCAGTCCCGCTCCTGGGCGCCCACCCGCTGCTGCTCGGCGGCGCAGGGACCAGCGGGGCGGGAGGCTCGGGCGCCAGCGTCCCGGGAAAGACGTTCTGCTGCGGCATCTGCGGGCGCGGCTTCGGGCGCCGCGAGACCCTGAAGCGCCACGAGCGCATCCACACGGGCGAGAAGCCCCACCAGTGCCCCGTGTGCGGGAAGCGCTTCCGCGAATCCTTCCACTTGAGCAAGCACCACGTGGTGCACACGCGCGAGCGGCCCTACAAGTGCGAGCTCTGCGGCAAGGTCTTCGGCTACCCGCAGAGCCTCACACGCCACCGCCAGGTGCACCGGCTCCAGCTGCCCTGTGCCCTGGCCGGGGCCGCCGGCCTCCCCTCCACCCAGGGCGCATCCGGAGCCTGTGGGCCCGGGGCCTCAGGCACGTCTGCAGGGCCTGCCGATGGGCTGAGCTACGCCTGCTCGGACTGCGGCGAGCACTTCCCAGATCTCTTTCACGTCATGAGCCACAAGGAGGTCCACATGGCAGAGAAGCCCTACGGCTGCGACGCCTGCGGCAAGACCTTCGGCTTCATTGAGAACCTCATGTGGCACAAGCTGGTCCACCAGGCCGCCCCCGAGCGCCTGCTCCCGAGCACGCCTGGCGGCCCGCAGCCCCCGGACGGCTCCAGCGGCACGGATGCGGCCAGCGTGCTGGACAACGGGCTGGCGGGGGAGGTGGGAGCGGCCGTGGCGGCACTGGCAGGGGTGTCTGGGGGTGAGGACGCAGGCGGGGCGGCGGTGGCAGGGGCCGGCGGGGGTGCCAGTTCCGGCCCTGAACGCTTCAGCTGTGCCACGTGCGGCCAGAGTTTCAAGCACTTCCTGGGCCTGGTGACTCACAAGTACGTGCACCTGGTGCGGCGGACCCTGGGCTGCGGCCTCTGCGGCCAGAGCTTCGCGGGCGCCTACGACTTGCTCCTGCACCGCCGCAGCCATAGGCAGAAGCGGGGTTTCCGCTGCCCGGTGTGCGGGAAGCGCTTCTGGGAGGCGGCCCTGCTGATGCGCCACCAGCGCTGCCACACGGAACAGCGGCCGTACCGATGTGGCGTGTGCGGCCGAGGCTTCCTGCGCTCCTGGTACCTGCGGCAGCACCGCGTGGTCCACACTGGCGAGCGGGCCTTCAAGTGCGGCGTGTGCGCCAAGCGCTTCGCGCAGTCGTCCAGCCTGGCAGAGCACCGGCGGCTGCACGCTGTGGCCCGGCCCCAGCGCTGCAGCGCCTGTGGCAAGACCTTCCGCTACCGCTCCAACCTGCTGGAGCACCAGCGGCTGCACCTGGGCGAGCGCGCCTACCGCTGTGAGCACTGCGGCAAGGGCTTCTTCTACCTGAGCTCCGTGCTGCGCCACCAGCGCGCCCACGAGCCGCCGCGGCCCGAGCTCCGCTGCCCCGCCTGCCTCAAGGCCTTCAAGGATCCCGGCTACTTCCGTAAGCACCTGGCTGCCCACCAGGGCGGCCGGCCCTTCCGCTGCTCCTCCTGCGGCGAGGGCTTCGCCAACACCTACGGCCTCAAGAAACACCGCCTAGCGCACAAGGCCGAGAACCTCGGGGGGCCTGGAGCAGGGGCGGGCACCTTGGCCGGAAAGGATGCCTGA
- the ZNF524 gene encoding zinc finger protein 524: protein MDTPSPDPLPSPLPGEEAKPLALPPPVPRGRRGRRPGGAASSHRTLKASSLPRKRGRPPKSGQEPPLVQVQGVAAPVGSSGGNDLLLIDDQGVPYTVSEGSAAGPQGSGPRKAPHFCPVCLRAFPYLSDLERHSISHSELKPHQCKVCGKTFKRSSHLRRHCNIHAGLRPFRCPLCPRRFREAGELAHHHRVHSGERPYQCPICRLRFTEANTLRRHAKRKHPEAMGVPLCAPDPGSEPPWDEEGIPATAGAEEEEETEGKGEPA, encoded by the coding sequence ATGGACACCCCCAGCCCAGACCCGTTGCCTTCGCCTTTGCCCGGGGAGGAAGCGAAACCTCTGGCCTTACCTCCTCCTGTTCCCCGGGGCCGACGAGGCCGTCGTCCTGGGGGAGCCGCCTCCTCACATCGGACACTCAAGGCCTCCTCCCTCCCTCGCAAGCGGGGCCGCCCCCCCAAGTCAGGGCAGGAGCCCCCACTGGTGCAGGTGCAGGGCGTGGCAGCCCCAGTAGGCAGCAGTGGCGGCAACGACCTCCTCCTGATCGATGATCAGGGTGTGCCCTATACAGTCTCTGAAGGGTCAGCGGCTGGGCCTCAGGGCTCCGGCCCCAGGAAGGCCCCACACTTCTGCCCAGTGTGCCTGCGGGCCTTCCCCTACCTCTCTGACCTGGAGCGCCACAGTATCTCGCACTCAGAGCTGAAGCCACACCAGTGCAAGGTTTGCGGCAAGACCTTCAAGCGCTCCAGCCACCTGCGGCGGCACTGCAACATCCATGCCGGCCTGCGGCCCTTCCGCTGCCCGCTGTGCCCCCGCCGCTTCCGCGAGGCGGGCGAGCTGGCGCACCACCACCGCGTGCACTCGGGAGAGCGCCCGTACCAGTGCCCCATCTGCCGGCTGCGCTTTACAGAGGCCAACACGCTCCGGCGCCATGCCAAGCGCAAGCACCCGGAGGCCATGGGGGTACCCCTGTGTGCACCAGATCCAGGGTCTGAACCGCCGTGGGACGAGGAGGGCATCCCGGCCACAGCAGGggccgaggaggaggaggagacagagggGAAGGGGGAGCCGGCCTGA
- the ZNF579 gene encoding zinc finger protein 579 isoform X3: MDPQPPPPAQGSPPHRGRGRGRGRGRGRGRGRGRGGAGAPRAPLPCPTCGRLFRFPYYLSRHRLSHSGLRPHACPLCPKAFRRPAHLSRHLRGHGPQPPLRCAACPRTFPEPAQLRRHLAQEHAGGEVELAIERVAKETAEPSWGPQDQGSEQPTTAAAGATEEAAAAAWPETWPAGEPATLAAPTSAAEPRESESEEAEAGAAELRAELALAAGRQEEKQVLLQADWTLLCLRCREAFATKGELKAHPCLRPEGEQEGEGGPPPRPKRHQCSICLKAFARPWSLSRHRLVHSTDRPFVCPDCGLAFRLASYLRQHRRVHGPLSLLAPLPAAGKKDDKASGARNSAKGPEGGEGAECGGASEGGEGGQNGGDAAPARPPAGEPRFWCPECGKGFRRRAHLRQHGVTHSGARPFQCVRCQREFKRLADLARHAQVHAGGPAPHPCPRCPRRFSRAYSLLRHQRCHRAELERAAALQALQAQAPLSPPPPPQPLKAEQEEEGLPLPLANIKEEPPSPGTPPQSPPAPPVFLSASCFDSQDHSAFEMEEEEVDSKAHLRGLGGLAS; this comes from the coding sequence ATGGATCCGCAGCCTCCTCCACCCGCCCAGGGCAGCCCACCTCACCGTGGCCGAGGCCGTGGCCGTGGCCGAGGCCGTGGTCGTGGCCGTGGCCGTGGCAGGGGGGGCGCTGGAGCCCCTCGGgcgcccctgccctgccccacctgcGGCCGCCTCTTCCGTTTCCCCTACTACCTCTCCCGGCACCGGCTGAGCCACTCTGGGCTCCGGCCCCACGCCTGCCCGCTGTGCCCCAAGGCCTTCCGCCGGCCGGCCCACCTCTCCCGCCACCTGCGCGGCCACGGGCCCCAGCCCCCGCTGCGCTGCGCCGCCTGCCCCCGCACCTTCCCGGAACCCGCCCAGCTCAGGCGCCACCTGGCTCAGGAGCACGCAGGCGGCGAGGTCGAGCTGGCCATCGAGAGGGTGGCCAAGGAGACGGCCGAGCCCAGCTGGGGCCCGCAGGACCAGGGCTCGGAGCAGCCCACCACGGCTGCAGCGGGGGCCACGGAGGAGGCGGCGGCCGCGGCATGGCCTGAGACGTGGCCTGCGGGGGAGCCGGCCACGCTGGCAGCGCCCACCAGCGCCGCGGAGCCCCGGGAGTCGGAGTCGGAGGAGGCCGAGGCCGGGGCAGCAGAGCTGAGGGCCGAGCTGGCGCTGGCGGCCGGGCGGCAGGAGGAGAAACAGGTCCTGCTCCAGGCGGACTGGACGCTGCTGTGCCTGCGCTGCCGCGAAGCCTTCGCCACCAAGGGCGAGCTCAAGGCGCACCCGTGTCTGCGCCCCGAGGGGGAACAGGAGGGTGAAGGAGGGCCTCCGCCACGCCCCAAGCGACACCAGTGCTCCATCTGCCTCAAGGCCTTCGCCAGGCCCTGGTCCCTGTCGCGCCACCGGCTGGTCCACTCCACCGACCGCCCTTTCGTGTGCCCAGACTGCGGCCTGGCCTTCCGCCTCGCCTCCTACCTCCGCCAGCACCGCCGCGTCCACGGCCCGCTCAGCCTGCTGGCCCCGCTGCCCGCAGCGGGCAAGAAGGACGACAAGGCCTCAGGTGCACGGAACTCAGCCAAGGGGCCGGAGGGGGGCGAGGGGGCGGAGTGCGGGGGTGCCTCGGAAGGGGGAGAAGGCGGGCAGAACGGAGGCGACGCCGCCCCAGCCCGGCCCCCAGCCGGGGAGCCCCGCTTCTGGTGCCCAGAGTGCGGCAAAGGTTTCAGGCGCCGGGCGCACCTGCGGCAGCACGGGGTGACCCACTCAGGAGCGCGCCCTTTCCAGTGCGTGCGCTGCCAGCGGGAGTTCAAGCGCCTGGCCGACCTGGCGCGCCACGCACAGGTGCACGCGGGGGGCCCGGCCCCGCACCCGTGCCCCCGCTGCCCGCGCCGATTCTCACGCGCCTACAGCCTCTTGCGCCACCAGCGCTGCCACCGCGCAGAGCTGGAGAGGGCCGCCGCGCTACAGGCACTGCAGGCCCAGGCCCCGctgtcgccgccgccgccgccgcagcccCTGAAGGCCgagcaggaggaagaagggcTCCCGCTGCCCCTCGCAAACATTAAGGAAGAGCCGCCCTCTCCGGGGACCCCACCCCAGTCCCCACCGGCTCCCCCTGTCTTCCTCAGCGCCTCCTGTTTCGACAGCCAAGACCACTCAGCCTtcgagatggaggaggaagaggtagaCAGCAAGGCTCACCTGCGCGGGCTGGGGGGCCTGGCCTCCTGA